A genomic stretch from Bos javanicus breed banteng chromosome 29, ARS-OSU_banteng_1.0, whole genome shotgun sequence includes:
- the PATE2 gene encoding prostate and testis expressed protein 2 gives MEINQGLPQATAHDQSPRMSVLFLLHIVIVVCMSKGEFYEHMKEPSTMCYKCKKYHLGICYEAMRSCTLKYKQTCAVENIYVLTRKGRSMYFYSKLSCKANCEDINFLSFEKRTELICCKHKSYCNLPEGV, from the exons ATGGAGATCAACCAGGGCCTTCCACAGGCAACTGCACATGACCAAAGTCCCAGGATGTCTGTTCTGTTTCTGCTGCACATTGTCATTGTAGTCTGCATGAGTAAGG gtgaattttatGAACACATGAAAG AGCCTTCAACGATGTGttacaaatgtaaaaaatatcATCTCGGGATATGCTATGAAGCCATGAGGTCCTGCACCCTGAAGTACAAACAGACATGTGCTGTTGAAAACATCTACGTCCTTACCAGAAAAG GGCGGAGTATGTACTTTTATTCAAAACTGTCGTGTAAGGCCAACTGTGAGGACATCAACTTCTTAAGTTTTGAGAAGAGAACAGAGCTCATCTGTTGCAAACATAAAAGCTACTGCAACCTCCCCGAAGGTGTCTAG
- the PATE3 gene encoding prostate and testis expressed protein 3 isoform X2: protein MGRHFLLLLFLLGCPLVTPLRCITCHLRTQTDHCRRGFGVCVAKNYESCMILKIFQGGTLQLSYLVCQRFCRDLTYSFQGRIYVHKCCNYNYCNFKTLKYFYS, encoded by the exons ATGGGCAGACACTTCTTGTTGCTTTTATTCCTCCTCGGCTGCCCCTTGG TGACACCACTGAGATGCATAACCTGCCACCTTCGTACACAGACAGATCACTGTAGAAGAGGCTTTGGAGTCTGTGTTGCTAAGAATTATGAGAGCTGCATGATCTTAAAGATCTTCCAGG GTGGCACCCTCCAGTTATCGTATCTGGTGTGTCAGAGATTCTGCAGAGATCTGACATACAGTTTCCAGGGTCGAATTTATGTTCACAAATGCTGCAACTACAATTATTGCAACTTCAAAACGCTAAAATACTTCTACTCCTGA
- the PATE3 gene encoding prostate and testis expressed protein 3 isoform X1 → MGRHFLLLLFLLGCPLAVTPLRCITCHLRTQTDHCRRGFGVCVAKNYESCMILKIFQGGTLQLSYLVCQRFCRDLTYSFQGRIYVHKCCNYNYCNFKTLKYFYS, encoded by the exons ATGGGCAGACACTTCTTGTTGCTTTTATTCCTCCTCGGCTGCCCCTTGG CAGTGACACCACTGAGATGCATAACCTGCCACCTTCGTACACAGACAGATCACTGTAGAAGAGGCTTTGGAGTCTGTGTTGCTAAGAATTATGAGAGCTGCATGATCTTAAAGATCTTCCAGG GTGGCACCCTCCAGTTATCGTATCTGGTGTGTCAGAGATTCTGCAGAGATCTGACATACAGTTTCCAGGGTCGAATTTATGTTCACAAATGCTGCAACTACAATTATTGCAACTTCAAAACGCTAAAATACTTCTACTCCTGA